In Deltaproteobacteria bacterium, a single window of DNA contains:
- a CDS encoding protein phosphatase CheZ, producing MSIHAQRDNRIADGHNREGEGGPSLKFYGKDANLLELEKAIALVFNKAFEEGNKIKGVMGIIEDVQMLLEAIIMGNVQTAEKYATKFAGLGGKDLFVEVGKITRKLHDSIREFQENISPRLKNLPVNELPEATDKLQWVIDKTEEAASHTITLVEKHLGNQEKATRMIGELEGIFKEKGLDEEAGLKALDFLKALNQELPKDLMEIMIAQDFQDLTGQIIKRVIQLIGDMEKQLVKILKIFGVKLESPPNQEACQGPQIKKNENVVSDQSEVDDILKGFGF from the coding sequence ATGTCGATTCATGCGCAAAGGGATAATCGGATCGCCGACGGCCACAACCGGGAAGGAGAGGGAGGGCCTTCTCTGAAGTTTTACGGCAAGGATGCGAACCTTTTGGAATTAGAAAAAGCGATCGCCCTGGTCTTTAATAAGGCCTTCGAAGAAGGCAATAAGATCAAGGGGGTCATGGGAATCATCGAAGATGTGCAGATGTTATTGGAAGCGATTATCATGGGCAATGTCCAAACAGCCGAAAAATATGCCACCAAGTTTGCCGGTCTGGGCGGGAAAGATCTTTTTGTGGAAGTCGGGAAGATCACTCGCAAACTGCATGATTCCATCCGGGAGTTTCAAGAAAATATCAGCCCTCGTTTAAAAAATTTACCCGTCAATGAACTCCCGGAAGCCACCGATAAACTCCAATGGGTGATCGATAAAACCGAAGAAGCGGCCAGTCACACGATTACCCTGGTGGAAAAACATTTAGGGAATCAGGAAAAGGCCACCCGGATGATCGGGGAACTGGAGGGGATTTTTAAGGAGAAGGGGCTTGATGAGGAAGCCGGGCTGAAAGCCTTGGATTTTCTTAAAGCCTTGAATCAGGAACTGCCGAAGGATTTGATGGAAATAATGATCGCCCAGGATTTTCAGGACCTTACCGGGCAGATTATTAAGAGGGTAATCCAACTCATAGGCGATATGGAAAAGCAGTTGGTTAAGATCTTAAAGATATTCGGGGTTAAATTGGAATCCCCCCCTAATCAGGAGGCCTGTCAGGGCCCTCAAATCAAGAAAAATGAAAATGTGGTTTCTGATCAATCGGAAGTAGATGATATTTTAAAAGGGTTTGGTTTTTGA
- a CDS encoding FHIPEP family type III secretion protein has protein sequence RYLTKQYEGQDGSIPILVLDPRFERPISESIENGGSISPDLIGKLLRAVEKILGKGGKYEAQPVLVCSAHVRRFLRRFADKFLPSIAVLSNAEISPAAKLYTLGMVRYED, from the coding sequence AGGTACCTGACTAAACAATATGAAGGCCAGGATGGCAGTATCCCCATATTGGTCCTGGACCCAAGGTTTGAAAGACCGATTTCTGAAAGCATTGAAAATGGAGGCAGTATCAGTCCGGACCTCATCGGCAAGTTATTGAGGGCCGTAGAAAAAATATTGGGGAAAGGGGGCAAATATGAGGCGCAACCGGTTCTGGTGTGTTCGGCCCACGTAAGACGGTTTTTGAGAAGATTCGCCGACAAGTTTTTACCGTCGATAGCCGTATTGTCCAATGCGGAGATCTCTCCGGCGGCAAAATTATATACCTTAGGGATGGTACGATATGAAGATTAA
- the flgG gene encoding flagellar basal-body rod protein FlgG, translating into MIRSLFIASTGMEAQQLNIDVISNNLANVNTVGYKRSRADFQELMYQDLKTPGTLSAEGAEVPSGIQLGLGVKPVAVQKIFLQGNFVQTGNNLDMVIEGEGFFQITKPDGEVAYTRNGAFKLDSGGRIVNSDGYALDPAITIPANTQTITIGSDGKISITQSGSKTPTQIGQIELARFINPAGLKAIGKSLFVPTGSSGDPVTGTPGGTEGMGTISQGYVEMSNVNIVEEMVNMIVSQRAYEINSKAVQASDEMLQIANNLKR; encoded by the coding sequence ATGATACGCTCCTTATTTATCGCATCTACCGGTATGGAAGCCCAACAACTGAATATCGATGTCATTTCCAATAATCTGGCCAATGTCAACACGGTCGGTTATAAGAGGAGTCGGGCCGATTTCCAGGAATTGATGTATCAGGACCTGAAGACACCCGGGACCTTATCGGCCGAGGGGGCCGAAGTGCCATCAGGGATCCAACTGGGGTTGGGGGTCAAACCGGTGGCGGTTCAAAAAATTTTTTTACAAGGGAATTTTGTTCAGACCGGAAACAATCTGGATATGGTTATTGAAGGAGAGGGTTTCTTTCAAATCACCAAACCGGACGGAGAGGTCGCCTACACCCGAAACGGGGCCTTCAAGCTGGATAGCGGGGGGCGGATTGTCAATTCCGATGGCTATGCCCTGGATCCGGCCATCACCATTCCGGCCAACACCCAAACCATTACCATAGGTTCCGACGGAAAGATCAGCATCACCCAAAGCGGCAGCAAAACACCGACCCAAATCGGTCAGATTGAATTGGCCCGTTTTATTAATCCGGCCGGACTCAAGGCTATCGGCAAAAGCCTTTTTGTGCCTACCGGCTCGTCCGGAGATCCGGTGACCGGGACTCCCGGGGGGACGGAAGGGATGGGCACCATAAGTCAGGGGTATGTGGAGATGAGTAATGTGAATATCGTCGAAGAAATGGTCAATATGATCGTCAGCCAAAGGGCCTATGAGATCAATTCCAAGGCCGTCCAGGCCTCTGATGAAATGCTCCAGATCGCCAATAATCTGAAGCGATAG
- a CDS encoding flagellar basal body P-ring protein FlgI yields MKAIEGYFLLAVLGILLFTGSLVSTPVQAERIKDIASLEGARENQLLGYGLVVGLNGTGDKGLATMQSIANMLARMGLTVNPKDIQAKDTAAVIITATLPPFPKPGIKIDAVVSALGDSKSLQGGTLLLAPLKGPDQKVYGLAQGPVSLGGFSAGAGGSAVQKNHPTTGRVPNGAIIERGLDIPLLKGNEIHLLLHNPDFTTAFQISQTINQKLGGEYAEAVDPSLIKLRAPGDFLGGTMGFISQIEALEVALDVPAKIVINERTGTVVMGERVRISPVAISHGSLTIEVTTDYKISQPPPFAPPKAETVVVPQTKVDVKEQKAALVEVAGITLGEVVRALNSLGVTPRDLIAILQALKSAGALKVELEII; encoded by the coding sequence TTGAAAGCAATTGAGGGTTATTTTTTATTGGCGGTTTTGGGGATTTTGCTTTTTACAGGTTCACTGGTGTCTACTCCTGTTCAGGCCGAACGGATTAAAGACATAGCCAGTCTGGAAGGGGCCCGGGAGAACCAATTGCTTGGGTATGGCCTGGTGGTAGGCTTAAACGGTACGGGAGACAAAGGCTTGGCCACTATGCAAAGTATCGCCAATATGCTGGCCAGGATGGGTTTGACGGTCAATCCGAAGGATATTCAGGCTAAGGATACCGCAGCCGTGATCATAACCGCCACCTTGCCTCCTTTTCCCAAACCTGGAATCAAGATCGATGCCGTGGTATCGGCCTTGGGCGATTCAAAGAGCCTTCAGGGGGGAACCCTGCTCCTGGCCCCGCTAAAGGGGCCGGATCAAAAGGTTTATGGCCTGGCCCAGGGACCGGTCTCCTTGGGAGGGTTTTCGGCCGGGGCCGGGGGATCAGCCGTCCAAAAAAATCACCCGACCACCGGCCGGGTTCCCAATGGGGCTATTATCGAACGGGGGTTGGATATCCCTTTATTGAAGGGCAATGAAATTCATTTGCTCCTTCACAATCCCGATTTCACAACAGCTTTTCAAATTTCCCAAACCATTAACCAAAAATTGGGGGGCGAATATGCCGAAGCGGTGGATCCCTCTCTCATCAAGCTCCGGGCCCCGGGGGATTTCCTGGGTGGGACCATGGGTTTTATCTCCCAGATCGAAGCCTTGGAAGTCGCTTTAGATGTACCGGCTAAGATAGTCATTAATGAGAGGACCGGAACGGTAGTCATGGGGGAAAGGGTCCGGATATCTCCCGTGGCCATCTCGCATGGCAGTCTGACGATAGAGGTTACGACCGACTATAAAATTTCTCAACCCCCGCCTTTTGCCCCTCCCAAGGCAGAGACCGTAGTCGTCCCACAAACCAAAGTGGACGTGAAGGAACAGAAGGCCGCTCTGGTAGAAGTGGCCGGAATAACCCTTGGGGAAGTGGTCAGGGCCCTTAATTCTTTGGGCGTGACGCCCAGAGACCTCATTGCCATCCTACAGGCCCTGAAAAGTGCTGGCGCTCTTAAAGTCGAACTGGAGATTATATGA
- a CDS encoding flagellar protein FlgN — MESFGAIKKVLGEQIQGCRQLLELLQREKLCLLDLQMEGVEAIIKEKDILVLKLRLLEEERVRLFDRLVRGNTLGILKKETDPRNISLLKLAEISGEAIFQEMRSKLISLSQSIKELNTFNQSMIDRTLGFLKKNNQFLGAFYPGSPPLCEKGQLLSREM; from the coding sequence ATGGAATCATTCGGGGCAATCAAGAAGGTCCTTGGGGAACAGATTCAGGGATGCCGACAATTGTTGGAGCTTTTACAAAGGGAGAAGCTCTGCCTCCTGGACCTCCAGATGGAGGGCGTTGAGGCCATTATTAAAGAAAAAGACATCCTGGTCCTGAAATTGAGGCTTTTGGAAGAAGAGCGGGTAAGGCTTTTTGACAGGCTGGTTCGTGGGAATACTCTGGGTATCCTGAAGAAAGAAACCGATCCCCGGAATATAAGTCTTTTAAAACTGGCTGAAATTAGCGGGGAAGCCATTTTTCAAGAAATGCGATCCAAACTGATCTCTTTATCCCAAAGTATTAAAGAGTTGAATACGTTTAATCAAAGTATGATAGACCGAACCCTGGGCTTCTTAAAAAAGAACAATCAGTTTTTAGGAGCCTTTTATCCGGGTTCGCCCCCTTTATGTGAAAAGGGGCAGCTTCTTTCCAGGGAAATGTAA
- a CDS encoding flagellar hook basal-body protein: protein MHKGIFIALSGAILKENQLEVISQNLANSNSLAYKKVRVAFKDYISNPESEQDGKIMSALAAVATDFSGGGLNQTGNPLDIALEGNGFIALEKNQYTRRGDLKRNPEGYLSTQTGIRVLGQKGPILIPDGKLEIVKNGEVTVNQAQIDKIKVVDFPDKKSLIRLGEDLFQSNQPSGQAKALVKQGHLEGSNVDIIKEMTQIIMTLREFQAYQKVIQSFDEATSKMTEIART, encoded by the coding sequence ATGCATAAAGGAATATTTATAGCCCTTTCCGGAGCGATCTTAAAAGAAAACCAGTTGGAGGTTATTTCTCAAAACCTGGCCAACAGCAATTCTTTGGCTTACAAAAAAGTACGGGTTGCTTTTAAGGACTATATCAGCAATCCGGAAAGTGAACAGGACGGGAAAATCATGAGCGCCCTGGCGGCGGTCGCAACCGATTTTTCCGGAGGCGGATTAAACCAGACCGGAAATCCATTAGATATTGCCTTGGAAGGAAATGGTTTCATCGCCCTCGAAAAAAACCAATATACCCGGAGAGGGGACTTGAAAAGAAATCCGGAAGGCTATCTTTCGACCCAGACGGGTATTCGGGTCTTGGGTCAAAAAGGTCCCATTCTGATACCCGACGGAAAATTGGAGATTGTAAAAAACGGAGAAGTGACGGTCAACCAAGCGCAGATCGATAAGATTAAGGTGGTAGATTTCCCAGACAAAAAATCTTTAATCCGCTTAGGAGAGGACCTGTTTCAATCCAATCAGCCTTCCGGCCAGGCCAAAGCCCTTGTTAAACAAGGTCATCTTGAGGGTTCGAATGTAGACATTATCAAAGAAATGACCCAGATTATTATGACCTTGAGAGAATTTCAGGCATATCAGAAGGTCATCCAGAGTTTTGACGAAGCCACTTCAAAAATGACCGAGATTGCTCGGACCTAA
- the flgA gene encoding flagellar basal body P-ring formation protein FlgA, producing the protein MKQWKKIYILPCWSGWLLFLLFFVLVLPATSASWEPRGLVKTYLTTHYPWAEIEILDLHVEEPLPKDPPKSLRLISGPLGRAIFSFEFKSGEKLLVQAKIMALDWVVTSRRPLNNGQIIEKDDVYLALLDVNRMPKDVLTRLEGAWGKTIKRSIGTNRPLIESALGDVPVIKKGQRITLIASAPGLRITSPGEAREDGFPGRQIRVINLSSKQDIRGIPIDGKNVKVIF; encoded by the coding sequence ATGAAACAATGGAAAAAAATTTATATTCTCCCCTGTTGGTCCGGCTGGCTGCTGTTTTTACTTTTTTTTGTGTTGGTCCTGCCGGCCACATCGGCTTCCTGGGAACCCAGGGGCCTGGTAAAAACCTATTTAACAACCCATTATCCCTGGGCGGAAATCGAGATCCTGGACCTCCACGTCGAAGAACCGCTTCCCAAGGATCCGCCGAAAAGCCTCAGATTGATCAGCGGTCCTTTGGGCCGGGCGATTTTTTCATTCGAATTCAAGTCGGGGGAGAAGCTCCTGGTTCAGGCTAAGATCATGGCCCTGGATTGGGTCGTGACCTCCAGAAGGCCGTTAAATAACGGTCAAATCATTGAAAAAGACGATGTCTATCTGGCCTTGCTCGATGTCAACCGGATGCCTAAGGACGTTCTAACCCGGTTGGAAGGGGCTTGGGGAAAGACCATCAAACGATCCATCGGCACGAACAGGCCGCTCATAGAAAGTGCCTTAGGCGACGTTCCGGTGATCAAAAAAGGGCAGCGCATCACCCTGATCGCATCGGCGCCTGGTTTAAGAATTACCAGCCCGGGAGAAGCACGGGAAGACGGTTTTCCCGGCCGGCAAATAAGAGTGATTAATCTTTCTTCGAAACAGGATATACGCGGGATTCCGATAGACGGGAAAAATGTCAAGGTCATTTTTTAA
- a CDS encoding MinD/ParA family protein has translation MKPIRTIAITSGKGGVGKTNVATSLAIALRQLGEEVLVFDADLGLSNVDVLLGLVTKYNIQHVLNGQKQLKDVIVEGPQGIKILPASSGIQEITHLDEFQRLKVLEAFEDYQGEIDTLIIDTGAGISSNVAFFCIAAQNIIVVISPEPTALTDGYALIKVLFTKYQEKRFQVLVNSAASASEALTVFRRLSEAAERFLQVSLDYLGFLPRDDSIQKAVRAQRSFLEAYPDSNASKNILSIAGKIQEDSKNGLKGSLQLFIGNLIGDARDVRL, from the coding sequence ATGAAACCTATTCGGACCATCGCCATTACCAGTGGAAAAGGAGGGGTTGGGAAAACCAATGTGGCCACCAGCCTGGCCATCGCCCTGAGACAACTCGGAGAAGAAGTGTTGGTCTTTGATGCCGACCTGGGTTTAAGCAATGTGGATGTATTGCTTGGTTTGGTAACCAAATACAATATTCAGCATGTTCTAAACGGACAAAAACAGTTAAAAGACGTCATTGTCGAAGGGCCCCAGGGGATAAAAATTTTACCGGCCAGTTCCGGCATACAAGAAATAACCCATCTGGATGAATTCCAACGGCTTAAGGTTTTAGAAGCCTTCGAGGACTATCAGGGAGAAATTGATACACTGATTATTGATACCGGCGCCGGTATTTCTTCTAATGTCGCCTTTTTTTGTATTGCCGCCCAGAATATCATCGTAGTGATCTCTCCGGAGCCCACAGCCCTGACGGACGGCTATGCCCTGATCAAAGTGCTGTTCACCAAATATCAGGAAAAACGATTCCAGGTTTTGGTCAATTCTGCTGCCAGTGCTTCCGAGGCATTGACCGTTTTCAGGCGACTTTCCGAAGCGGCCGAGAGATTTTTACAGGTTTCCCTGGATTATCTGGGATTTCTCCCCAGGGATGATTCCATCCAAAAAGCGGTCCGGGCTCAAAGATCTTTCCTGGAAGCTTATCCGGATTCCAACGCTTCAAAAAACATCCTGTCCATTGCCGGAAAAATTCAGGAAGATTCAAAAAACGGCCTTAAAGGGAGTTTGCAATTATTTATTGGTAATCTGATTGGGGATGCAAGAGATGTACGGCTATAA
- the flhF gene encoding flagellar biosynthesis protein FlhF, translating into MKIKKFQAASFREALDRVKKELGDEAVILSSEEINGLKPKVEVVAAIEYDSEPEETLNPSRNKLDWKREESPEFEPDKVSLSSYHSGSRTSNPDPDNEPVLKEIAKLRQCLEELKGKGYEVSLPEAKKKIYHYLRNRYIREDLALQLTEKADGLDDLPGLILNELQMSWDWSDQKAIVLIGSTGVGKTTTAAKLCGQAIKRNKKVGFISLDTFRIGAIEQIRIYSRILGVPLIVASSPEEVRRGIHKLNDRDLVLIDTTGRNPKDHSYADELKGIYEMGLPLETHLLISGSSSEDFMSESFLSYQKFPVHCVAFTKMDEAVGFGPIYNFSIQAKKPIAYLTTGQKVPNDIAFYNNDQLVDLILNRPKADHFNENHPTH; encoded by the coding sequence ATGAAGATTAAAAAATTTCAGGCAGCAAGTTTTCGAGAGGCCCTGGATCGGGTAAAGAAAGAATTGGGGGATGAGGCGGTTATTTTATCTTCGGAAGAAATCAACGGGTTAAAACCGAAGGTGGAAGTAGTGGCCGCTATTGAATACGATTCAGAACCCGAAGAAACCTTAAACCCATCCAGGAATAAACTGGATTGGAAAAGGGAAGAGAGCCCGGAATTCGAACCCGACAAGGTTTCCCTCTCTTCTTATCATTCCGGTTCCAGAACCTCCAATCCCGATCCCGACAATGAACCCGTTTTGAAAGAAATTGCAAAATTGCGGCAATGCCTGGAGGAATTGAAAGGAAAAGGGTATGAGGTTTCTTTGCCGGAAGCCAAAAAAAAGATCTATCATTATCTCCGGAACCGGTATATCCGGGAAGATCTGGCCCTGCAATTGACGGAAAAGGCGGATGGTCTGGATGACCTGCCCGGATTGATCCTCAATGAACTCCAGATGAGCTGGGATTGGTCCGACCAGAAGGCGATTGTTTTAATAGGTTCTACCGGAGTGGGGAAGACGACTACGGCGGCCAAGTTATGCGGTCAGGCTATTAAACGGAACAAAAAGGTCGGGTTCATCAGTCTGGATACCTTTCGCATCGGGGCTATTGAACAGATTCGGATCTACTCCAGAATCCTGGGGGTTCCTTTAATCGTCGCCTCTTCTCCGGAAGAGGTTCGTAGGGGGATCCATAAATTGAATGACCGGGACCTTGTTTTGATTGACACCACCGGCCGAAACCCTAAAGACCATTCCTATGCGGATGAATTGAAAGGGATCTATGAAATGGGGCTGCCCCTGGAAACCCATCTTTTGATCAGCGGCAGCAGCAGTGAGGATTTTATGTCCGAATCCTTTTTAAGTTACCAGAAATTTCCTGTCCACTGTGTGGCCTTTACCAAAATGGATGAGGCCGTCGGCTTCGGACCCATTTATAATTTCTCCATCCAGGCCAAAAAACCCATTGCCTATTTGACAACAGGGCAAAAAGTACCCAATGATATCGCCTTTTATAATAATGATCAATTGGTGGATTTAATCTTAAATCGGCCCAAGGCCGACCATTTTAACGAAAACCATCCAACCCATTAA
- a CDS encoding FliA/WhiG family RNA polymerase sigma factor, protein MYGYNVKMSSQEKEKIIKDFLPVVRYTAYRLSWRLPPQISVDDLISVGLNGLFDALERFEQGKVKLKTYAQYRIKGAMLDELRAVEWIPRSRKKKINALREVHDRLEKELKRLPEDEEVAGALNISLDEYYQTLEEAKGGVTFKFEDYEAFSEGHPVNLMDNIEDPNEKNPLNILMELDQKKVVARLIDALPKKEKVVLSLYYWEELTMKEVGAVLGLTESRVCQLHNQALIRLKTKINKELD, encoded by the coding sequence ATGTACGGCTATAACGTTAAAATGTCCTCTCAGGAAAAAGAAAAAATCATTAAAGATTTTTTGCCGGTTGTGCGCTACACGGCCTATCGGTTGTCCTGGCGATTGCCTCCGCAGATTTCGGTTGACGATCTGATCAGTGTCGGCTTGAATGGTCTGTTTGACGCCCTGGAGCGATTTGAACAAGGGAAAGTAAAATTAAAAACTTACGCTCAGTATCGGATCAAAGGCGCTATGCTGGATGAATTGCGGGCGGTGGAATGGATTCCCCGGTCCAGGAAGAAAAAAATTAACGCCCTCCGGGAGGTGCACGACCGATTAGAGAAAGAATTGAAAAGGCTGCCCGAGGATGAGGAGGTGGCCGGAGCCTTAAATATATCTTTAGACGAATATTATCAAACCCTCGAAGAGGCCAAAGGGGGGGTCACCTTCAAATTTGAGGATTACGAGGCCTTTTCGGAAGGACACCCTGTCAATTTGATGGACAATATCGAAGACCCCAATGAAAAAAATCCGTTAAATATCTTAATGGAGCTGGATCAAAAGAAAGTCGTGGCTCGTTTGATCGATGCCTTGCCTAAAAAGGAAAAAGTGGTGCTTTCTTTATATTACTGGGAAGAATTGACCATGAAAGAAGTAGGAGCGGTCTTGGGCCTGACCGAATCCAGGGTATGTCAATTACACAATCAGGCCCTTATCCGGTTAAAAACCAAAATTAACAAAGAGTTGGATTAG
- the cheY gene encoding chemotaxis response regulator CheY yields the protein MDRKMKILVVDDFSTMRRIVKNLLKQIGFENIEEAEDGQHAFSKLKGDRFQFVVSDWNMPNMTGIELLKNVRSDPELKDLPFLMVTAEAEKEKVIEAIKAGVNNYIIKPFTAEILKEKMDKIFEKLGINS from the coding sequence ATGGACCGAAAAATGAAAATATTGGTCGTTGACGACTTCTCGACCATGAGGCGGATCGTTAAAAATTTATTAAAACAAATCGGCTTTGAAAACATCGAAGAGGCCGAGGACGGGCAGCATGCCTTTTCAAAACTGAAAGGAGATCGGTTTCAATTTGTGGTTTCTGATTGGAACATGCCCAATATGACCGGTATTGAGTTGTTGAAAAACGTACGCAGCGACCCGGAATTAAAGGATCTTCCCTTTCTGATGGTCACGGCCGAAGCCGAGAAGGAAAAGGTGATTGAGGCCATAAAAGCCGGGGTTAACAACTATATCATCAAACCCTTTACCGCTGAAATATTGAAAGAGAAGATGGATAAGATATTTGAAAAACTGGGGATCAACTCCTGA
- the flgM gene encoding flagellar biosynthesis anti-sigma factor FlgM, producing MKVEGTRPPENQEIQLRSQKVGNKEAGAGNNESSQKVSQSDQVRLSGRAKELAELKQVILQMPEIRTDKVEALKKSIQDGTYTMDSFKMAGKILEEI from the coding sequence ATGAAAGTTGAGGGTACTAGACCACCTGAAAACCAGGAGATTCAACTCAGATCTCAAAAGGTGGGTAATAAAGAAGCCGGTGCAGGAAACAATGAAAGTTCCCAAAAGGTCAGTCAATCGGATCAAGTCCGTCTCTCCGGAAGAGCAAAGGAATTAGCGGAGTTAAAACAGGTAATTCTGCAGATGCCGGAGATAAGGACCGATAAAGTTGAAGCGCTGAAAAAGAGTATCCAGGATGGCACCTATACCATGGATTCCTTTAAAATGGCCGGAAAAATATTAGAAGAAATATAA
- a CDS encoding flagellar basal body L-ring protein FlgH — translation MIPIGIIGIIGACAPTAPQFSKEMPPNYVYKETKKEIRSTGSLWRDSAGLFEDRKARGLNDLVTINIVESSSATKKADTATSRDSSMDASITNLFGGSLTYDLKNLFGGGLSGTLAPKVQASGKNDFTGTGNTTRQGSLVATITARVVEVLPNGNFLIESRKDITVNREKQLLLLRGVVRPEDIAFDNTILSSYVANAEVIYTGDGVINDKQGQGWLVRLLDYAWPF, via the coding sequence ATGATTCCGATAGGGATCATCGGGATAATCGGGGCCTGCGCACCAACCGCCCCCCAGTTTTCCAAAGAGATGCCCCCCAATTACGTCTATAAAGAGACCAAAAAGGAAATCCGAAGCACCGGCTCCTTATGGCGCGATTCGGCCGGGCTTTTTGAGGATCGGAAGGCCCGGGGATTGAATGATCTGGTAACCATTAATATCGTAGAAAGTTCCTCGGCAACCAAGAAGGCCGACACAGCCACCAGCCGGGATTCCTCTATGGATGCCAGTATTACGAATCTGTTCGGTGGCTCCTTGACTTACGATCTAAAAAACCTTTTCGGCGGGGGCCTGTCGGGAACCCTGGCACCGAAGGTCCAGGCCAGCGGTAAAAACGATTTCACCGGTACAGGTAATACCACCCGTCAAGGCAGCCTGGTCGCCACGATTACCGCCCGGGTGGTGGAAGTCCTGCCGAACGGGAATTTTCTTATTGAATCCCGTAAAGATATTACCGTAAACCGGGAAAAACAGCTCCTTTTATTGAGGGGGGTCGTCCGGCCGGAGGATATTGCCTTCGACAACACCATATTAAGCAGTTATGTGGCCAACGCCGAGGTAATTTATACCGGTGACGGCGTAATCAATGACAAACAAGGCCAAGGATGGCTGGTCAGACTATTGGATTACGCCTGGCCATTTTAA
- a CDS encoding peptidoglycan DD-metalloendopeptidase family protein: MIGETANYQVNLSALGGRSTGRLENQGAISNPESSKTRLKEAAKELEALFIYELLKEMRQTTQGGFLGKGLGNDIYNSLFDMEVARLTADRGLGLGEMLLKQLDGLVGKDPQNQQDPVKDPIKSSMTDEKKLLDAPPILKSPEKQLPDLGPESLMRLPVDGLISSRFGWRKDPFSGEEKFHSGIDIAAQSGKEIFPIKKGRVIFSGLTQGYGNTVVIDHGDGFISKYGHNLTNLVFWGDEVDKEQVIALVGNTGKSTGAHLHFEVQYNGKKINPLGLIQKETGKIG; encoded by the coding sequence ATGATTGGAGAGACGGCAAATTATCAAGTCAACCTGAGTGCTTTAGGCGGACGATCGACCGGGAGACTGGAGAATCAGGGGGCAATCTCAAACCCTGAATCCTCAAAGACCCGCTTAAAGGAGGCAGCCAAGGAACTGGAAGCCCTTTTTATCTATGAACTCCTTAAAGAAATGAGACAGACGACCCAGGGAGGTTTTTTAGGTAAAGGGCTGGGAAACGATATTTATAACAGTCTCTTTGACATGGAAGTAGCCCGGCTGACCGCCGATCGAGGTCTCGGTCTGGGAGAAATGCTCCTGAAACAACTGGACGGTCTGGTTGGGAAAGATCCTCAAAATCAACAGGATCCGGTAAAAGACCCGATTAAATCTTCCATGACTGACGAAAAAAAGCTGTTGGATGCTCCTCCGATCCTTAAATCCCCGGAAAAGCAACTGCCGGATTTGGGTCCGGAATCCTTGATGAGGCTCCCGGTCGACGGCCTGATAAGCTCCCGTTTCGGCTGGAGAAAAGACCCCTTTTCCGGGGAAGAAAAATTTCATAGCGGGATTGATATTGCCGCTCAGTCTGGTAAAGAAATATTTCCCATTAAAAAAGGTCGGGTAATTTTCAGCGGGTTGACACAAGGATATGGGAACACCGTAGTGATAGATCATGGCGATGGATTCATAAGCAAATACGGCCATAATCTGACTAATCTGGTTTTTTGGGGAGATGAGGTCGATAAGGAACAGGTTATTGCCCTGGTGGGCAATACCGGGAAGTCTACAGGGGCTCATCTGCATTTTGAGGTGCAATATAACGGAAAAAAAATTAATCCCCTGGGTTTGATCCAAAAAGAAACAGGGAAAATCGGATGA